One part of the Desulfomicrobium apsheronum genome encodes these proteins:
- a CDS encoding PspA/IM30 family protein yields the protein MDSLTNRVCRLVSGGFSTLISIAENSAPEMVMEEAIREIDSAMDEVRAELGSVIAKKHLAKTRLNAETNKHADLATKIGLAVREKRDDLAETAISRQLDVEALFPVLNANINDCKAHEKELEDFLRALNAKKREMMEELQHYQESKKLSSPLIYS from the coding sequence CTGCAGGCTGGTGAGTGGAGGCTTCAGTACGCTTATTTCCATTGCGGAAAACTCAGCGCCGGAGATGGTTATGGAAGAAGCCATACGCGAAATTGACAGCGCAATGGACGAGGTTCGCGCAGAATTGGGTTCCGTGATCGCCAAGAAGCATCTGGCCAAGACACGACTCAACGCAGAAACAAATAAACATGCGGACTTGGCTACAAAAATAGGACTGGCTGTCAGAGAAAAACGCGATGATCTGGCAGAAACCGCGATCTCCCGCCAACTGGATGTCGAAGCGCTGTTTCCTGTGCTCAATGCCAATATCAACGACTGCAAAGCCCATGAAAAAGAACTGGAAGACTTCCTGCGGGCGCTGAACGCCAAAAAACGCGAAATGATGGAAGAGTTGCAACACTATCAGGAGTCGAAAAAGCTTAGCAGCCCGTTGATTTATTCATGA